From the genome of Anticarsia gemmatalis isolate Benzon Research Colony breed Stoneville strain chromosome 13, ilAntGemm2 primary, whole genome shotgun sequence, one region includes:
- the CSN7 gene encoding COP9 signalosome subunit 7, whose product MNPMSMDRDEPSSLLSFSTNHPLEQFVLLAKGAKGSACAELIKQVLDAPGVHVFGELLEMPNIKELEVGTYAPHFRTLNLFAYGTYKDYLENKSDYLELTPAQCKKLQHLTIATLATQEKCIPYSVLLKELDIKNVRDLEDLIIEAIYADIIHGKLDQECKRVEVDVALGRDARLEDAASIADVLADWCNACETVLSSVDRHIQRANHHKQRAIRHQQAIEQEIIYIKKTLKTQAESEDSASGGCTETHSAPKKNSGKGKTHHPRNAAKFWQKNT is encoded by the exons ATGAATCCGATGTCAATGGACAGAGATGAACCATCTTCATTGTTATCGTTTTCTACCAACCACCCTTTGGAACAGTTTGTGTTGTTAGCTAAAGGAGCAAAGGGATCAGCATGTGCAGAGCTTATAAAGCAAGTTTTGGATGCCCCCGGTGTTCACGTATTTGGTGAACTCCTCGAAATGCCGAATATCAAGGAG CTTGAAGTCGGCACATATGCTCCTCACTTCAGGACTCTCAACCTCTTTGCATATGGAACATACAAAGACTATCTTGAGAATAAGTCAGACTATCTAGAACTGACTCCCGCTCAATGCAAGAAGTTGCAACACTTAACTATTGCAACTCTTGCCACTCAAGAAAAGTGCATCCCTTACAGTGTATTGCTCAAAGAACTTGATATCAAGAATGTTAGGGACTTGGAAGATCTTATTATTGAAGCTATTTATGCAG ACATAATCCATGGCAAGTTGGATCAAGAATGCAAGCGTGTGGAGGTCGACGTCGCTCTCGGCCGGGACGCGCGCCTCGAGGACGCGGCATCCATCGCTGACGTACTGGCTGACTGGTGCAATGCCTGCGAGACCGTCCTCAGCTCTGTAGACAGACACATACAGAGAGCCAACCACCATAAGCAAAGGGCTATCCGACACCAACAGGCTATTGAACAAGAG ATCATTTACATAAAGAAAACGCTGAAAACTCAGGCAGAGAGCGAAGACTCGGCATCGGGTGGTTGTACGGAGACACATTCTGCACCGAAAAAGAACTCTGGCAAAGGCAAAACGCATCACCCGCGTAACGCCGCGAAGTTCTGGCAAAAGAACACATAA